One endosymbiont 'TC1' of Trimyema compressum genomic window, TCGTTCCAATATATAGGCAAATCAACATTACTATTAGGTGCCATTTCTAAATCATCTTTTTGATATTCTTGAATAATCTGAGAAAAATTTTCCTTGCGAAATTCAGCCTTAATACTCATGTTACTAATTAATGTAGCTCTTGTATTCTGAACGTTAATCGTAACAACAGGTTTTCTCAAAAACTGATTTGCTACTGCATTACTTATTTCCAATTCTGGTTCAGGAATATTTCCATTTACAAGTTTAACACCTTTAATAAAAGCATAAGAATTGAAAACTTGATTTGTATTAAAATCTTCTAATGCACTTTCCTTCTCACCAATTTGCATTCCCCCAAGTATTACACCTTCAGCTACATTATTTGGCACTGTCAGCTTAGCTTTTAATATATAATCTTCATTTGCAGGTATTTCTATTTCATTTGATTCAAATACTAA contains:
- a CDS encoding DUF3324 domain-containing protein, translated to MPNNVAEGVILGGMQIGEKESALEDFNTNQVFNSYAFIKGVKLVNGNIPEPELEISNAVANQFLRKPVVTINVQNTRATLISNMSIKAEFRKENFSQIIQEYQKDDLEMAPNSNVDLPIYWNEETIEPGMYTLYVIAECGSKKWEKELAFTVNSITSENIKNTEGVKENSSVGYVIIGLLIIISLFLVYIIIIRKKRNFK